Below is a genomic region from Macaca thibetana thibetana isolate TM-01 chromosome 1, ASM2454274v1, whole genome shotgun sequence.
tgtgttttgtatttctgaagCCACTCTGGTGGAGTTTACCTGGTTTTGGGCCACAGTGAGGCCATTTGCTGGCAGGAAGCTATTCCCACCGAAGTTCCCTGCTTCACTCATTCCTGGATTGCTGATAGGTGCTCTCCCTGCTGAGGGCTGAATTAAGAAATAAGTTAACAATATTAGAAAATCCATCAAGTTAAACAGTCTTTACAACTTCAAATAGCTCGTTAAGCAGCTTacaaaaaacaatttataaacaGTTTCCCAGTAACACTGCTTACATTGGAATGGATAGCTATTATCTAAAGAGTATTTCATAGGAAGATAAAGTAACTCCCCGAAGCACATAAATATCAAAAAGAGACAGATCCTCTTGGCTCCTTTTGTTTCTGATGTGAGAGGAACCAGAGAAGAGTAGCAGTGAGAAGAAAATTACCCAGAGTCTGCTATTTTGGTATCCATGTGGCCCAATCACTCAAGCATTCACTGAGTGTCTATAGGCATGAAGCACCACAGGCAGAGAAAAGGAGACACAGTCCCTATcgtcctctctctttcctttttttaaaacaaattcttaaaatGCTCTGCAATcactattttcatttcctttctccccaGTCACTCCTCAGCCCACCATATTTGGGTTCTCCCCAAGTACACCTCTGAAACTGTTTTCACCAAAGTCACCAAAGACTCTTCAACCAATTATCAAAGTCTCTTTCAGTCCTCCTAATACTTGACCTCTCAGAAGCAGACACTGCTGACCACACTCCTCTTGAAATGTGTTCCTCCCTGGGCTTCTTGACACCACATTCTTCTGCTTCTCCATCTGACTCTCAAACTGAACCTTCTCAGTATCCCTCATTAGCCTCTTCTATCTGTCTCCCAAAAGGCTGACAGAGTCCCCAGGATTTCATCCCAGACTGCCTCCTAGGCCACAAATCCTCACTGCCAGCCGGATTGCTAACTGGacgccaacacggtgaaaccccgtctctactaaaactacaaaaattagctgggtgtggtagtgcgcacctgtaatcccagatactggggaggctgagacaggagaatcgcttgaacccgagaagcggaggcagcagtgagctgagatcacgtcattgcactccagcctgggtgacagaatgagactgtctcaaaaaaaaaaaaaaaaaaaaaaaggctgggcgcagtgatgagtcactttaggaggctgaggcgggcagatcacgaggtcaggagattgagatcatcctggctaacacggtgaaaccccttctctactaaaaatacaaaaattagccaagcatggtggtggacgcctgtggtcccagctacttgggaggttgaggcaggagaatggcgtgaacccgggaggtggagcttgcagtgagctgagattgcgctactgcactccagcctgggcgaaagagtgagactccatctcaaaaaaaaaacaaaaacaaaaacaaaaaaaccgccaaataaacaaaattttaaaaatttgaataaaggCAATCCTTACTATGGCCTCCAAAGCCCCACATAATCTGGGCCCTGCCTCCTTGTCTACAACCCTCTCCCTCTCCCGTCATTTGCTTCACTCCAGACTCTGGCCTTGCTGGTTTCAGAGATGTCACGCTTACTCCACACTCCTGCTTCTTGCACTTCCTAGTCCCTCTGGTTTGGAATGTTCTTCCCCATCTAAAATTGTACCATTCTTGGTTCCCTCCATTACCCTCTTCTCctattttgctttatttacttCAGAGCACCTATATAACtacctaaaattatatatattttttgtttattgcttCTTTCTCCCAAGAATATAAGTATATCGTGTTCACTGCTAAACTCGAATGGGGACTAGAATGATTGGGACTCTCAAATCAAAGTAGgcgcaataaatatttttctttttctttctttatttttttgagacaaagttgctctgttgcctaggctgcagtgagtagcacaatcacagctcaatgcagccttgacctcctgggcttaagtgatctcccaaactcagcctcccaagtagcccatcgaattctttaattttttttctagagacagggtctccctatgttacccagggtggtgtctcgaactgggctcaagtgatgccccCATaccatcctcccaaagtgctaggatttcaggccatgaaccaccacacctggccctgaggGCTTTCTAATACTAGAGTCAACAAACCTTTTGTGTGGTCCTAGATGGACTTGCCAAAGTCAATTCACACAATGGAAAATACTATGGAGAAATTTCAATAcgaatcaataaatataatttcaggGAAAAAATATAATAGTACATAATTTTTCCTACTTAGCCAGTAAGTTGGAAGGAAGACAGCAAAATGCTGTCCTGAAGGGGGCTACTCTCTGAATATGCACTGACAATCCTTGGAGCTAAGAGCTCAGCCTATAATTACATGTCTACACCTAAGGGTTGTCACAGGCCCCAGCTGTCCAGGCCAGTGTCAGAGGAACTCTTAATTCTGAGAGAAACATCAGTGTTTCATCTGAAATAAAATACGGTGACAAAGCTAATGGAGAAAGTGTTCTGAGGACTTAGTGATGTCTTTCTCTGGCTCGGCCTTCGAAATGTCAAGGAAATCAAAGCTGGAACACAAAAGTAACCTGTGTTCTTCCAGGGAAGAGAAAAAGCTAGGAAAGTGAGGCTACTCACCTGGCTGTTGGCTTTGCTTAGTACCATGTGTGCATTGATCACTTCCAGAATATGTGTGGTGAACTCATTCATATCCTCCAGAGGCATGATTTTAAAGGCTACCAGGCTCTTTTTGTTctatcaaaatgaataaaaaaatgtgaataaaatatgaacataCATTAATTTCAGGTCAACAATGTGGCTCTTTTCTtggttataatattaatattttgccaATATGAGAGAAATGTTATATACTCTCAGCAGTAATCCAAACACGGTCAAACATgagaaaaacactaaaattaataGCTAAGGGACATTAATAATTTTCCCAAGGTTGCATAACGGAGCAAAATCTAGACTCCTGACTCCGAATCTAGTGTTCTCCTTTCTCCAACTAATGAACGCCACAGATGGCAATTGTAGGAGATTCTGTTCTTTCTTTACTATTCTGTCAATTTCAtgttaaggtaaaaaaaaaaagaaagaagagttatTTCCTTTTGAAGAAGAGAGTAAGAAATAACTTCCCATTAAACAGGGGGACTTAAGTATTTTAACTATCCAAAAGCCATGACATGAATCTAGAAACTGCTTCATGCAAAAACACTTTAACTGCTATTTTATTCTGACTTTACCTGAAAAGATCTCAGGTGGCCTGCCACTTTCACATATGTTTCTGGAGGAACCACAGTGTTTTCACTGCTGGCATCCtaacataaaatacaaacatgTCATTAAGGTTTTAGTGATGCTGGTGAAAGCCTCTTTAACATTTCTATATTatgtagagaaagagaaagttacAAAGTAGAAGAGTTAAAGGATCCTAAAATGGCATTAAGGAGTTTGCCCTGCCTTTTACAACTTACTTTTTTGTAAAACCaggaattagaataaaaatatctcTAAAGGTAATTCTCAGTTCCAAAGTTCTGTAGCACatcataaaaaagtaaacaattatGACACTCTCATTCAAGCTCTTAGgcacacaattttcttttttttttttttttgtgagggagtctcgctctgtcgcccagactggagtgcagtggcatgatcttggctcactgcaacctccccctcccaagggagggtttgagtgattctcctgcctcagcttcccccacagctgggattataggcgcccgccaccatgccccgcagGCACACAATTTTATGGTGGATATACTTACTGGCAAAGCAATTCTACTTTTGGGAatttaaggaagtaattaagaaCATGCATTAAGATTTAGATTTATCATagtacagaatattaaaaattgtaaaacaacCTAAATATGCAACATAAAGTACACATTTCTATATGATAGGATACTCCACACTGTTGCAAATGATAACACAGAATTCTATTTACTGTCTGGAAAAACAAGTCATGACACATGGAAAAAAGCTGATTTCCCATTTGGGACAATATACACTAAACTGTTTAATGGTTGACTAGGATAATTacaaactattttaatatttatcagtTTCCTAGAATATGGACacattatttataagaaaaatacattagttcactttgggaggccgagacgggcggatcacgaggtcaggagttcgagaccatcctggctaacacggtgaaaccccgtctctactaaaaaatacaaaaaactagccgggcgaggtggcgggcgcctgtagtcccggctactcgggaggctgaggcaggagaatggcgtaaaaacccgggaggcagagcttgcagtgagctgagatccggccactgcactccagcctgggcgacacagcgagactccgactcaaaaaaaaaaaaaaaaaaaaaaaaaaaaaaaaaaaaaaaatacattagctgattttttttttttgagatgaagtgtcttgctctgtcacccagcctggagtgcagtggcacgatttcagctcattgcaacctctgcctcacgggttcaagcaattctcccgcctcagcctcccgagtagctggggctacaggcacgcaacaccatgccaggctaatttttgtatttttagtagagatggggtttcaccatgttggccaggctggtctcaaactcctgacctcaggtgatccactcgtcttggcctccccaaagtcccgggattacaggcatgagccaccgcacctggtcaaaaagactatttttttaaaacaactatcATACTGGcaaaaatttaagacaaaaacCCATTGttaggccggatgtggtggctcacgcctgtaatcccagaactttgggaggccaaggcaggaggatcacctgaggtcaggagttagagaccagcctcaacatggagaaaccccatctctactaaaattacaaaattagctgggcatggtggtacacgcctgtaatcccagctactcgggaggctgatgcaggagaattgcttgaacctgggaggtggaggttgcagtgagccgagattgcgccattgcactctagcctaggcaacaagagcgaaactctgtctcaaaacaaaacaacaacaaacaaaaaaacccattgTTAGAAAGGGTATggaggatgggcacagtggctcacacctgtaatcccagcatgttgggaggctgaggtgggaggattgcttgaacccaggagtttgagaccaacctgggcaacacggtgagatcctatttcttaaaaaaaaaaaaaaaaaaaaaaaaaaaaaagttaagggtaTGGAAACTAACTGGGCACTCTCATGCATGATTGAAGTGTAAACTGGTACCTTTATAGAAGACagtacaaaaatgcaaaaattaagatgttaaaaaaaaagtgaagtgtgTATTTCCCCCCAGAAAACCTACTTTTAGgaatatatcattattttatttttttgagatggaattttgctctttttgcccaggctgaatgcaatggcacaatcttggctcactgcaatctctgcctcccgggttcaagcgattctcctgactcagtctcccgagtagctgggattataggcatgcgccaccacgcctggctaattttgtatttttagtagaggtggggtttcaccatgttggccgggctggtcttgagctcctgacgtcaggtgatctgcctgccttggcctcccaaagcgctggaattacaggcgtgagccatggcgtcCAGCcttatgattattttataatcatGAAGAAATGTATGCAAAGATACTCACTGGTGCATTGTGTATAATGGTGAACGACTGAAAAGAAGCTAAATGCTGTTCCCTGATTGGGTCTACTGTTAAGTAAGGAACGATGTATTCTTACAATGGAATAGGTGGTCATTTAAAATGACAGATGTAAATCTTTAcagataacattaaaaaatcagttcCTGGCTAggccatggtggctcaagcctgtaatcccaggactttgggaggccgaggcaggcggttcacctgaggtcaggagttcgagaccagcctggccaacatgttgaaaccccgtctctactaaaaatacagaaattagccaggtgtggtggtgcacgcctgtaatcccagctattcgggaggctgaggcaggggaattgcttgaacccgagaagtggaggttgcagtgagccaagattgcgccaatgcattccagcctggatgacagagtgagactcagtctgaaaaaaaaaaaaaaaaatcggttcctcaccaggtatggtggcatcaGTCTATagttcagctacttgggaggttaaggtcaaaggatcacttgagcccagcttTGAGGCCAGTCTAGGCAGCaagccaagaccctgtctctatttaaaaaaaaagggcctatgattcatgcctataatcctagccctctgggaggctgaggcgggcgatcacctgaggttgggagtttgagaccatcctgacaaacatggagaaaccccgtctctacaaaatacaaaattaggtgggtgtggtggcacatgcctgtaatcccagctactcgggaggctaaggcaggagaatcgcttgaacttgggaggcagagggtgcagtgagccggagatcgtgccattgcactccagcctgggcaacaagagcaaaaccccatttcaaaaaaaaaaaaaaattcagttccacaacataatttcaaaaaaaaaaaattcagttccaCAACATAATTTTTAGTGAAAAGAGCAAATTACTTAGCAGTTGCATAGC
It encodes:
- the RPA2 gene encoding replication protein A 32 kDa subunit isoform X2; this encodes MTAAPMDVRQWVDTDDASSENTVVPPETYVKVAGHLRSFQNKKSLVAFKIMPLEDMNEFTTHILEVINAHMVLSKANSQPSAGRAPISNPGMSEAGNFGGNSFLPANGLTVAQNQVLNLIKACPRPEGLNFQDLKNQLKHMSVSSIKQAVDFLSNEGHIYSTVDDDHFKSTDAE